In one window of Solanum pennellii chromosome 2, SPENNV200 DNA:
- the LOC107009350 gene encoding protein DETOXIFICATION 40-like: MDECKGSSEPLIEEKEATVEHVSSELEDILLDARLSHFQRLRRASAVEFSNLFRLAAPAIIVYLLNNVTSVSTQIFCGHLGNLELAAASLGNEGIQLLAYGVMLGMGSAEETLCGQAYGAHKYESLGIYLQRSTILLMLSGIPIVVAYLYSKPILILLGESEKVASAAALFVYGLIPQIFAYAANFPIQKFLQAQSIVNPSAYIAAATLVLHLFLTWTVLYVFKWGLFGGAMVLSISWWIVVIAQFMYILWSDKCRKTWNGFSSQAFSGLWDFFKLSAASSVMLCLETWYFQILVLVAGLLPNPEVALDSLAVCNTILGWVFMIAAGFNAAASVRVSNELGAGHPNSASFSVLVVTLSSFVIAVVAAIIVMMFRDVMSYAFTGGETIAKATSELAPLLAASIILNGIQPVLSGVAVGCGWQGFVAYVNVGCYYVVGIPLGALLGFYFKLEAKGLWLGMFGGTAMQTLILVWATFTTNWEEEVEKTKNRLVKWQDSSKIPLLNES; encoded by the exons ATGGATGAGTGTAAGGGGTCAAGTGAACCTTTAATAGAAGAGAAAGAAGCAACAGTGGAACATGTAAGCTCTGAGCTTGAAGACATATTGTTGGACGCAAGATTGTCGCATTTTCAGCGGCTTAGACGGGCATCTGCCGTTGAATTCAGTAATCTGTTTCGACTAGCAGCTCCAGCAATCATTGTTTATTTGCTCAACAATGTTACGTCCGTGTCTACTCAAATATTCTGTGGTCATCTTGGTAATCTTGAACTTGCTGCTGCTTCACTTGGCAATGAAGGTATTCAACTCTTGGCCTATGGCGTCATG TTAGGGATGGGAAGTGCAGAGGAGACGCTATGTGGGCAAGCATATGGAGCTCACAAGTATGAATCATTGGGAATATATCTTCAAAGATCGACAATTCTGCTTATGTTATCTGGAATACCGATTGTGGTGGCTTACTTATATTCAAAGCCAATTTTAATCTTACTAGGAGAATCAGAGAAAGTTGCATCAGCAGCTGCATTATTCGTTTATGGTTTAATTCCTCAAATATTTGCTTACGCTGCCAATTTCCCCATACAAAAGTTCTTGCAAGCGCAAAGCATCGTGAATCCTAGTGCGTATATAGCAGCAGCCACATTAGTCCTCCATCTATTCTTAACATGGACTGTGCTATATGTATTCAAGTGGGGATTATTCGGAGGAGCGATGGTTCTAAGTATTTCATGGTGGATAGTAGTCATTGCGCAATTTATGTACATATTGTGGAGCGATAAATGTAGGAAAACGTGGAATGGATTTAGTTCGCAAGCATTTTCTGGGTTGTGGGATTTTTTTAAGTTGTCAGCTGCTTCATCTGTGATGTTGTGCTTGGAAACTTGGTACTTTCAGATTTTGGTTTTAGTTGCTGGTTTGCTTCCAAATCCTGAAGTGGCATTAGACTCTCTAGCTGTTTG CAATACAATTCTTGGATGGGTGTTCATGATAGCTGCTGGGTTCAATGCGGCAGCAAG TGTGAGGGTGAGCAATGAGTTGGGAGCAGGGCATCCGAATTCAGCCTCATTTTCAGTTTTGGTGGTGACGTTAAGCTCATTTGTGATTGCTGTAGTGGCAGCGATAATAGTGATGATGTTTCGCGATGTGATGAGTTATGCATTCACTGGAGGCGAAACTATTGCTAAAGCAACTTCAGAACTTGCACCACTCTTGGCTGCCTCTATAATTCTTAATGGCATTCAGCCTGTTTTATCTG GAGTGGCTGTTGGATGTGGATGGCAAGGTTTTGTGGCATACGTTAACGTGGGATGTTACTACGTAGTTGGTATTCCATTGGGTGCTCTTCTTGGGTTTTACTTCAAACTCGAAGCTAAG GGATTATGGCTGGGCATGTTTGGTGGAACAGCAATGCAAACTCTTATCTTAGTATGGGCCACTTTTACAACCAATTGGGAAGAAGAG gtGGAGAAAACGAAAAATCGATTAGTTAAGTGGCAAGACAGCAGTAAAATACCATTATTAAATGAATCATGA